A region from the Rhodocyclaceae bacterium genome encodes:
- a CDS encoding tartrate dehydrogenase, which yields MRTYTIASIPGDGIGKEVIPAGQRVLEHLAQKSGDFSIAFRSFDWGSDYYKRHGVMMPADGLSQLKDLDAIYFGAVGAPDIPDHITLWGLRLAICQPFDQYANVRPARVLPGIASPLASPDAAKIDWVIVRENSEGEYSGAGGRVHRGLPEETAMEVSVFTRTGVERVIRFAFELARSRPRKLLTVVTKSNAQRHGMVLWDEIAEEVSRKYPDVTWDKMLVDAMTVRMVVKPASLDTIVATNLHADVLSDLAAALSGSMGVAPTANLNPERRFPSMFEPIHGSAFDITGMGIANPIGTFWSAVMMLEHLGEKEAAARLMGAIEATTKQGRLHTPDLGGEASTELVTEAVLDFLG from the coding sequence ATGCGCACTTACACGATTGCATCCATCCCGGGCGACGGCATCGGCAAGGAAGTCATCCCCGCAGGCCAGCGCGTGCTCGAGCACCTGGCGCAGAAGAGCGGCGACTTCTCGATCGCGTTCCGCAGCTTCGACTGGGGCAGCGATTACTACAAGCGGCACGGCGTGATGATGCCCGCCGACGGGCTGTCGCAGTTGAAGGACCTCGACGCGATCTATTTCGGCGCAGTCGGCGCACCCGACATTCCCGACCACATCACGCTCTGGGGCCTGCGCCTCGCCATCTGCCAGCCGTTCGACCAGTACGCCAACGTGCGCCCGGCGCGCGTGCTGCCCGGCATCGCCAGCCCGCTGGCGAGCCCGGACGCGGCGAAGATCGACTGGGTGATCGTGCGCGAGAACTCCGAGGGCGAGTACTCGGGTGCCGGCGGACGCGTGCACCGCGGGCTGCCGGAAGAGACCGCGATGGAAGTGTCGGTGTTTACCCGCACCGGCGTCGAACGGGTGATCCGGTTCGCATTCGAGCTCGCCCGCTCGCGCCCGCGCAAGCTGCTGACGGTGGTCACGAAATCCAATGCCCAGCGCCACGGCATGGTGCTCTGGGACGAGATCGCCGAAGAAGTCAGCCGCAAGTACCCGGATGTCACCTGGGACAAGATGCTGGTCGACGCGATGACGGTGCGCATGGTGGTGAAGCCGGCCAGCCTCGACACCATCGTGGCCACCAACCTGCACGCGGACGTGCTCAGCGACCTCGCAGCCGCGCTGTCGGGTTCGATGGGCGTCGCGCCGACGGCCAACCTGAACCCGGAGCGCCGGTTCCCGTCGATGTTCGAGCCGATCCACGGGTCGGCCTTCGACATCACCGGGATGGGCATCGCCAACCCGATCGGCACCTTCTGGTCCGCAGTGATGATGCTCGAACACCTTGGAGAGAAGGAGGCTGCCGCCCGCCTCATGGGAGCGATCGAGGCGACGACGAAACAGGGCCGGCTGCACACCCCCGACCTCGGTGGCGAGGCTTCCACCGAACTGGTCACCGAAGCCGTGCTCGACTTCCTCGGCTGA
- a CDS encoding acetoacetate--CoA ligase — translation MNEPALPLWSPSADRVERSHLKRFMREVERRWGVHCSDHASLYRWSIEQPERFWLSVWDFCDVVAQTRGEVVLEEGDRMPGARWFPGARLNYAENLLRRADDAVAIVFRGEGKVRSSLTYAELHHEVSRLQQALRAAGVGVGDRVAGYVPNIPGAIIAMLATASLGATWSSCSPDFGPQGVLDRFGQIEPKVLIAADGYFYGGKTIDVMPRVAEVVSRLPSVHRTVIIPYTRRDPDLAGIPGAVDVHDFMAPFQQAKLSFEQLPFDHPLFIMFSSGTTGVPKCIVHGAGGTLLQHLKEHQLHVDLHPTDRLFYFTTCGWMMWNWLATGLASGATLMLFDGSPFYPRGNVLFDFAQDEGMTIFGTSAKYIDSLRKLDLKPKDTHDLSRLRTMLSTGSPLVPESFEYVYANIKADLCLSSISGGTDIVSCFVLGSPMLPVWRGEIQCRGLGLAVDVWNDEGQPVRGERGELVCTKPFPCMPIGFWNDPDGSRYRAAYFERFPNVWCHGDFCELTEHDGLVIHGRSDAVLNPGGVRIGTAEIYRQVEQLDEVVESLVIGQDWPPARPTDVRVVLFVRLREGLVLDDALVSRIKARIRDNTTPRHVPAKVLQVADIPRTKSGKIVELAVRNVVHGLPVKNREALANPEALELFANRPELSG, via the coding sequence ATGAACGAACCTGCCCTGCCCCTGTGGTCCCCGTCCGCCGACCGTGTCGAACGTTCGCACCTGAAGCGGTTCATGCGCGAGGTCGAGCGCAGATGGGGCGTCCACTGCAGCGACCATGCTTCCCTCTACCGCTGGTCGATCGAACAGCCTGAGCGGTTCTGGCTTTCAGTCTGGGACTTCTGCGACGTGGTTGCGCAGACGCGTGGCGAGGTCGTGCTGGAAGAGGGCGACCGCATGCCTGGGGCACGGTGGTTCCCGGGGGCCCGCCTCAACTACGCGGAGAACCTGCTGCGCCGGGCCGACGACGCGGTGGCGATCGTGTTCCGGGGCGAAGGCAAGGTACGCAGCTCGCTCACGTATGCCGAGTTGCACCACGAGGTCTCCAGGCTGCAGCAGGCGCTGCGCGCGGCCGGCGTCGGCGTCGGCGATCGCGTCGCCGGATACGTGCCCAACATCCCCGGCGCGATCATCGCGATGCTGGCTACCGCCAGCCTCGGCGCGACCTGGTCGTCGTGTTCGCCCGACTTCGGACCGCAGGGCGTGCTCGACCGGTTCGGACAGATCGAACCGAAGGTGCTGATCGCGGCCGACGGCTACTTCTACGGCGGCAAGACGATAGACGTGATGCCGCGCGTGGCGGAGGTGGTATCGCGATTACCGTCGGTGCATCGCACCGTGATCATTCCCTACACGCGCCGCGACCCTGATCTCGCAGGCATACCGGGGGCGGTCGACGTGCACGATTTCATGGCGCCGTTCCAGCAGGCGAAGCTGTCGTTCGAGCAGCTGCCGTTCGACCATCCACTGTTCATCATGTTCTCCTCGGGCACCACCGGCGTGCCCAAGTGCATCGTGCACGGCGCCGGCGGCACGCTGCTGCAGCACCTGAAGGAACACCAGCTGCATGTCGACCTGCACCCGACCGACCGCCTGTTCTACTTCACCACCTGCGGCTGGATGATGTGGAACTGGCTGGCGACCGGCCTGGCGAGCGGCGCGACGCTGATGCTGTTCGACGGCTCGCCGTTCTATCCGAGGGGCAACGTGCTGTTCGACTTCGCGCAGGACGAAGGCATGACGATCTTCGGCACATCGGCGAAGTACATCGATTCGCTGCGCAAGCTCGACCTCAAGCCGAAGGACACGCACGACCTGTCGCGGCTGCGCACGATGCTGTCCACCGGTTCTCCGCTCGTGCCGGAGAGCTTCGAGTACGTGTACGCGAACATCAAGGCCGATCTCTGCCTGTCGTCGATCTCGGGCGGCACGGATATCGTGTCGTGCTTCGTGCTCGGCAGTCCGATGCTGCCGGTGTGGCGCGGTGAGATCCAGTGCCGCGGGCTGGGCCTGGCGGTCGATGTGTGGAACGACGAAGGCCAGCCGGTGCGCGGGGAACGCGGCGAGCTCGTCTGCACGAAACCCTTCCCGTGCATGCCGATCGGGTTCTGGAACGACCCGGACGGCAGCCGCTACCGCGCCGCCTACTTCGAACGCTTCCCGAACGTCTGGTGCCACGGCGACTTCTGCGAACTGACCGAACACGACGGGCTGGTCATCCACGGCCGCTCCGATGCCGTGCTCAACCCGGGCGGCGTACGCATCGGCACCGCCGAGATCTACCGGCAGGTCGAGCAGCTCGATGAAGTGGTCGAGTCGCTGGTGATCGGGCAGGACTGGCCGCCCGCGCGACCGACCGACGTCAGGGTGGTCCTGTTCGTGCGCCTGCGCGAAGGCCTCGTACTGGACGACGCGCTGGTCTCGCGCATCAAGGCCCGGATCCGCGACAACACCACGCCCAGGCATGTGCCGGCCAAGGTGCTGCAGGTCGCCGACATCCCGCGCACGAAGAGCGGCAAGATCGTCGAACTCGCCGTGCGCAACGTCGTGCATGGCCTGCCGGTGAAGAACCGCGAGGCGCTCGCCAATCCCGAGGCACTCGAACTGTTCGCCAACCGCCCGGAACTGTCGGGCTGA
- a CDS encoding copper-translocating P-type ATPase, with the protein MDTQPEPGTRRPSPASLDLAIEGMTCVACAARIEKVLERLPAVRASVNFATGHAHVAFDPGCTDAAALTDAVARAGYAARVIETLPGAEDATATAAADARRHEATLALAGSALLTLPLLAQMGGMFTGRHEWMLPDVLQFALATAVQFGFGRPFYRGAWNALRGGGANMDVLVALGTSIAWGYSAVVTFVTPGGHLYFESSATIITLVLLGKWLEARARSRTGAAIAALIALQPPTARVESTSPAGAIDVLEVPVSQVLPGDTLQLRPGESFPVDGEVIDGRSTVDEAMLTGESVPVQKGSGDTVFAGTLNGTGALRVRATGIGSTTALARIVRLVGEAQGSKAPIQRLADRIAGVFVPVVLALAMLTFGGWMLSGAALVDSLVPAIAVLVIACPCALGLATPTAVIVGIGEGSRAGILIRNAAALEAAHRLDLLIVDKTGTLTTGAPQVTRVIAFDGASEADVLAIAAALEADSEHPLAAAIRRAAAAVPGTPAPRAEAFQAVIGCGVRARIDGRDALLGSVDWLQFEGVVLPAQAQPPGEDADPLTWVAVAYGGRALGMVGMADALRPDTAGAVGRLESAGVELLIMSGDHPAVTARIAAQAGIEHWRARCTPADKAAEAVRLKAAGRSVGMVGDGINDAPALAAADVSFAIGSGSGIALHTADITLMASRLSQVVDAIDLSRATMTKIRQNLFLAFAYNVLGIPLAAAGLLDPVIAGAAMAASSVCVVGNALLLRRWRPAHPAPEQILHYPATKGA; encoded by the coding sequence ATGGATACCCAGCCCGAGCCGGGCACGCGGCGCCCTTCCCCTGCGTCGCTGGACCTCGCCATCGAAGGCATGACGTGCGTCGCATGCGCCGCGCGCATCGAGAAGGTGCTGGAGCGCCTGCCAGCGGTGCGCGCATCGGTGAACTTCGCGACCGGCCACGCGCATGTGGCGTTCGATCCCGGCTGCACAGACGCGGCGGCATTGACCGATGCGGTCGCGCGCGCCGGCTACGCCGCCCGGGTCATCGAAACCCTGCCCGGGGCCGAAGACGCGACGGCCACCGCCGCAGCCGATGCCCGTCGGCATGAGGCCACCCTGGCCCTGGCAGGGTCCGCGCTGCTCACGCTCCCGCTGCTGGCGCAGATGGGCGGCATGTTCACCGGTCGCCACGAGTGGATGCTGCCCGACGTGCTGCAGTTCGCGCTCGCGACCGCCGTCCAGTTCGGCTTCGGCCGGCCGTTCTACCGGGGCGCGTGGAACGCGCTGCGCGGCGGCGGCGCGAACATGGACGTGCTGGTCGCGCTCGGCACCTCCATCGCCTGGGGCTACAGCGCCGTGGTCACCTTCGTCACGCCCGGCGGCCACCTCTACTTCGAATCCAGCGCGACGATCATCACGCTGGTACTTCTGGGCAAGTGGCTGGAGGCACGCGCCCGAAGCCGCACCGGCGCGGCGATCGCCGCGCTGATCGCCCTGCAGCCGCCGACCGCCCGCGTTGAAAGCACATCGCCGGCTGGCGCCATCGATGTGCTGGAAGTGCCGGTATCGCAGGTGCTGCCCGGCGATACGCTCCAGTTGCGGCCAGGCGAATCGTTCCCGGTGGACGGCGAGGTCATCGATGGCCGCTCCACGGTCGACGAAGCCATGCTCACCGGCGAGAGCGTGCCTGTGCAAAAGGGCAGCGGAGATACCGTGTTTGCCGGGACGCTTAACGGAACCGGCGCGCTACGGGTACGCGCCACGGGCATCGGTTCGACCACGGCACTGGCCCGCATCGTCCGGCTGGTCGGCGAGGCGCAGGGATCGAAGGCTCCGATACAGCGGCTCGCCGACCGGATCGCGGGCGTATTCGTCCCCGTCGTGCTGGCCCTGGCCATGCTCACCTTCGGCGGGTGGATGCTCTCCGGCGCTGCCCTGGTCGATTCTCTGGTGCCGGCGATCGCGGTGCTGGTGATCGCCTGCCCGTGCGCGCTCGGCCTCGCGACGCCCACGGCGGTGATCGTCGGCATCGGCGAAGGTTCGCGTGCCGGCATCCTGATCCGCAACGCCGCCGCGCTGGAAGCCGCGCACCGGCTCGACCTGCTGATCGTCGACAAGACCGGCACCCTCACGACCGGCGCGCCGCAGGTGACCCGCGTCATCGCATTCGACGGCGCATCCGAGGCCGACGTGCTGGCGATCGCCGCCGCGCTGGAAGCCGATTCGGAGCATCCGCTGGCTGCCGCGATACGCCGTGCGGCCGCCGCAGTACCCGGTACGCCAGCGCCGCGCGCCGAGGCCTTCCAGGCAGTGATCGGCTGCGGCGTACGCGCCCGCATCGATGGCCGCGATGCGCTGCTCGGATCGGTCGACTGGCTGCAGTTCGAGGGTGTCGTGCTGCCGGCACAGGCACAGCCTCCCGGTGAAGATGCCGACCCGCTGACCTGGGTCGCGGTCGCCTACGGCGGACGGGCGCTGGGCATGGTCGGTATGGCGGATGCGTTGCGGCCCGACACGGCTGGCGCTGTAGGCAGGCTGGAGTCCGCCGGCGTCGAACTCCTGATCATGTCCGGCGATCATCCGGCGGTCACGGCGCGCATCGCGGCGCAGGCTGGCATCGAACACTGGCGAGCACGCTGCACGCCGGCCGACAAGGCGGCCGAAGCCGTGCGTCTGAAGGCCGCCGGTCGTTCGGTCGGCATGGTCGGCGACGGCATCAACGACGCGCCTGCGCTGGCCGCAGCCGACGTGAGCTTCGCGATCGGCAGCGGCTCCGGCATCGCACTGCACACGGCCGACATCACATTGATGGCGAGCCGGCTGTCTCAGGTCGTCGATGCGATCGACCTGTCGCGCGCGACGATGACGAAGATCCGCCAGAACCTGTTCCTGGCCTTCGCCTACAACGTGCTCGGCATCCCGCTGGCAGCAGCTGGCCTGCTGGACCCGGTGATCGCCGGCGCCGCGATGGCAGCCAGTTCGGTATGCGTCGTCGGCAATGCGCTGCTGCTGCGCCGCT